The Humulus lupulus chromosome 3, drHumLupu1.1, whole genome shotgun sequence genome window below encodes:
- the LOC133822759 gene encoding transcription factor HHO3-like: MQCSGMAFEKYIEALEVERKKIQVFQRELPLCLELVNQTIDRCKQQLSGTTTTEYVHGQSECSEQTSSEGHHVFEEFMPLKRSSSSDNDEEEEKEEQSPKRQTTEKDNKKKSDWLRSVQLWNTTPDPVSSQKEELPKKASVTEVKSNGGAFQPFQREKNVGKPNGTSSSACTTPVASAPATSSNADGGSNKREEDKDGQNQRKQRRNWSPELHKRFLNALQQLGGSHAATPKQIRELMKVDGLTNDEVKSHLQKYRLHTRRPNPAIHNNGNAQTPQVVFVGGIWMQPSEYAATVGGSSDSPNGAATNGVYAPVAAPPQAAHHVAVHRQQMQNKHSSEHSHNNSEERRMSHSHSEGGVHSNNSPSTSSSTHTTTTSPAF; encoded by the exons ATGCAGTGTTCAGGTATGGCGTTCGAAAAATATATTGAAGCTTTAGAGGTAGAAAGGAAGAAAATTCAAGTCTTTCAGCGAGAACTTCCTCTATGTTTGGAGCTAGTGAACCAAA CCATTGATAGATGTAAGCAACAGTTATCGGGGACGACGACTACTGAATACGTACATGGACAATCAGAGTGTTCAGAACAAACTTCAAGTGAAGGACATCATGTATTTGAAGAGTTTATGCCATTAAAAAGAAGCTCATCTTCGGATAATGATGAAGAAGAGGAAAAAGAAGAACAATCACCTAAGCGTCAGACCACCGAAAAGGACAATAAAAAGAAATCAGATTGGCTTAGATCTGTTCAGTTGTGGAACACAACTCCAGATCCAGTTTCATCCCAAAAAGAG GAGTTGCCTAAAAAAGCTTCCGTTACGGAGGTAAAGAGTAATGGTGGTGCTTTTCAACCTTTTCAAAGAGAAAAAAATGTGGGGAAACCTAATGGGACGTCTTCGTCAGCCTGTACGACTCCGGTAGCTTCTGCTCCGGCGACGAGTTCAAACGCCGACGGTGGaagcaacaaaagagaagaagataaagatGGGCAGAATCAGAGAAAGCAGAGGCGAAACTGGTCCCCAGAGTTGCACAAGAGATTCTTGAATGCCCTTCAACAACTTGGGGGTTCTCATG CTGCTACTCCGAAGCAAATTAGGGAGTTGATGAAGGTCGATGGGCTTACTAATGATGAAGTCAAAAGCCATTTGCAG AAATACCGTTTGCACACAAGAAGACCAAACCCAGCCATTCACAACAATGGCAATGCACAAACACCCCAAGTAGTGTTTGTTGGTGGCATATGGATGCAGCCTTCTGAATACGCAGCTACCGTAGGTGGAAGCAGCGATTCGCCCAACGGGGCGGCCACCAATGGAGTCTACGCTCCTGTGGCGGCTCCACCGCAAGCGGCCCACCACGTGGCAGTCCATAGGCAGCAAATGCAAAATAAGCATTCATCGGAACACTCTCATAATAATTCAGAAGAAAGGAGGATGAGCCATAGCCATAGTGAAGGAGGCGTACACTCCAATAATTCTCCATCTACCTCATCCTCCACCCATACTACAACAACTTCTCCTGCGTTTTAA